A single window of Chloracidobacterium thermophilum B DNA harbors:
- a CDS encoding phosphoribosylanthranilate isomerase → MVKTQISGIMTYQDAVLALDAGADALGFDLNPRSEYHIAPAAVREIADRLPPFVPVVGIFHNEFNFEALRSMVEAAKVSVVQLDGNESADYCRQFSAWRLVKKLRVGDDFDVMRVKTYPVSAILLEGDSPDGQGGRLFDWRFAAAAKQYVRVILSGGLTSENVATAIRTVKPYAVNVREGVESAPGRKDRIKLQTFMLEVERGRQEAARSTTGRLPRLEF, encoded by the coding sequence ATGGTCAAGACGCAAATCAGTGGCATCATGACCTACCAGGATGCTGTGCTGGCACTCGATGCCGGCGCTGATGCCCTTGGTTTCGACCTCAATCCACGCAGCGAATACCACATTGCCCCGGCGGCCGTCCGCGAGATTGCCGACCGTCTGCCCCCGTTCGTACCGGTGGTCGGCATATTTCACAACGAGTTCAACTTCGAGGCGCTGCGCTCCATGGTGGAAGCGGCCAAGGTTTCGGTCGTGCAGCTTGACGGCAATGAAAGCGCCGATTACTGCCGCCAGTTCAGCGCCTGGCGCCTCGTCAAAAAGCTGCGCGTCGGCGATGATTTCGATGTGATGCGGGTGAAAACCTATCCGGTTTCGGCGATCCTCCTGGAGGGTGACTCGCCGGATGGGCAGGGGGGACGCCTGTTCGACTGGCGCTTTGCTGCCGCCGCCAAGCAGTATGTCCGGGTGATTCTCTCCGGCGGACTGACGAGCGAAAATGTCGCCACGGCGATTCGGACCGTCAAACCCTACGCCGTCAATGTGCGCGAAGGGGTTGAATCCGCGCCGGGCCGTAAGGACCGCATCAAGCTGCAAACGTTCATGCTTGAAGTCGAACGCGGCCGGCAGGAAGCCGCCCGTTCAACCACGGGACGCCTGCCACGCCTCGAATTTTGA